The genomic DNA GAACGTCAGAAATAATTAGGATAGAAAACTGATCAGTAGGGAAATAGTAGCAGAGATCAAAGGCTATGGCTTTATAAAAAGCCTGAAAGGGTGAGCATTACAGAGAACGATATATGTAATGGGCCGGATTTCGTTCAACcttaatttttttttcccgATCTTACCTTGTTTTCAGCTGCCGTCATTGTTGGGGTCATCGCCTACTAGTGTTTTTTTCCTTAGGAAGCAATGGCACATCATGTAAGCAATTCTCAAATAGCTTCAACTACGTAAACCGATGCCTGATGCCTATGTGTGTAGGCGGTGACGACCTATTAGAACAATACGCTACAGAAATACATATAGGCGTGTTTCCAAATTAGCTCACCAGTACCATCTCATTCACAACGAGATATCACATCTTaactcttttttttctcttttaACGATAGCATGCATAATGTTGCAGTGGCCCCAAAAGAAGGGTTATGTAGTAAAATGTATTTATAATCGAAAGAATGAGGTGGCTGCATGTgaatttcttttttctttctattGATGCTTGGGCTTGATGTTGGGGTAGACTTTCCCGGGGTTCATCAAATTGAACGGGTCGACTATAAAAAGAGGGATAGCAAACCATCAGCACCGACACCTTTTCGTTTTTGTCTCGCACAGCGGTGTAAACAAGCataggaaaggaaagaaaaagaagaaacttAAGATATCAACTCACTAGTCCTCTTTACAGTCTCCATCAAATTAACAGTACCATCCCCCAACTCTAACGGCAGATAATCAATCTTACCTAACCCCACACCATGTTCGCCGGAACATGTTCCACCGAGACGGATAGCGCGCTCGACCATTTCGTGGACTGCGACCTCCACTCGGCGGAGTTCAGCTTCGTCTCggaaaagggcaaggagtGGACGTTGCCGTCGCCTACGTGACTGTTGCCGGtaggaaaggagggaatCATATTAGCTTAGCTtcaaaagaggagaatgaggaagataggAAGGAcaggagaaagggaaggagaggaagagggggaggggaatgtaCCCAAAGTGGCATGCGACGAGCCCGCGTTTCTCAAAGTCTTCAGAAGTCTCTCGTACAAGCGTCGGTAACTTAGAGATCGGCACACTAGATGACACAGACAATCCGTATATCAGTAAAAACTCACTCGAAAGTAATAATATAATATGAAAGCGAGGAGGATTACTCTGACTTACCAAACATCAGTCGTCCAGACCCTTGAGTTTTCCAGCAACCCTAAAACGCTCCACAGGGCTGTTTTTCGCCCTTGCCAGAGGGCGTCAGCTTCGGCGTCGGACGCTGAAAACTCAAAGTTCTTCCCGCCGTGCTTGGAGACGAGAGCTTTGACTCCTTGGGCAACTTCAGCCATAGAGTGGTCCGATCTGAAATTGGGTGACAATTTATCGTTAGTGAGAGGCACATTGAGAGAAGCCAGAATAAGTTGGATGGTCATATGCTTACCCCTGGAACTTGAAGAATAAAGAGTCGACAGGCTTGTACTGCCTTCCCGCCAACCCACCCTTATTGATCGCGTCCATTGTTCTCGCATCCAAATACTCTACACACTGAACGGGGTACCCAGCATTCACAACCTCTGTCGCAGCTCGgacagcttcttccacgCCGTCAAAAGTGACGACTGCACATTTGGTAGGGAGAAGAGGCGCGAGACGGAGTGTGGCTTCAGTGACGATACCCAGTGTACCCTCAGCACCGATGAAGAGTTTTGTAGCATCCCAGCCAGCGGCGGATTTACGCGCGTGGGAACGGGTTTTAATGATTTCTCCCGTGGGGAGGACGACGGTGAGATTTAAGAACCATTCAGCTTTGGCGGTACCGTATCGAACAGCATTCGTACCACTACACCCCGTACCGGCCATACCACCGATAGTAGCTCCAGGTCCAGGgtcgagagggaaaaaCAATGGGACGTCCTTATCTTTAAGATACGCGTTAAGGTCTTCCCATTTCACACCGGCTTGGACTCGGGCTTCACCATCAAGCTCCGAAACCTCGAGGACCTTGTCCATTGTAGAAACGTCTACAGAGATACCGCCATAAGGACTGCTAAAATGTCCTTCAAGAGAAGTACCACCAGAGAAAGGGGTGATGGGGACCTTGTACTTGTTGGCGATTTTGACAACTTCTTGGACCTCTTCGGTAGTATCAACCCAAACAACTACGGTCGGTTTCTTGGCAGGATGGTAAGACCAGTCGCTTACGCCGTGCGTCTCAAGATCGGCATCATCAGTGCTGACCTTATCACttttacccttcttctcccaactGGCTTTGAGGTCGTTGATGGCAGCTATGTAGTCCTTGTGGGAACCGTATGAAGGCTGGTGTGCCTTTTGATGAGCGATAGCAACAGAAGACTCTTGGAGTGCTGTagaaggaggaagcgaGTTAACATTACCGATAAGGTACCCTGCTCCGCAGAAAAGCGCGAGAGAGAGGGCGTACCAGGCGGAGGAGATGCCGGCGGGGGGCGGCGGAGGGCGACGAGGGGGAACAGTCGAGTTGAAGCGCCGAGGGACGAAAGGGGGCCGGAAAGAGCGCTGAAGGGGACGTCTGAGGGCGTTGGCTGAGCGTGCTGCTGACATGGCGAGTGTTTTGGTGAGTTGGAGATAACCTTGACACTATGACCAATGTTAACGCCATATACTGGCAGTGATTCGGCTCGCGACGGCCTAACAAGCAAGCGTGCACCTGTCATGTGTCATTATTGCCGAACCCGCGCATCAGAAGCCCGAGCACCTCCACCCCATCTCTGGCTCCGTAGCTATCGGCGATTAGCCACTTGAATCGGCGTTAAAGTCGCAGTTAAAAGACTTACGTAAATTACCACTTCAAACTCATGACGTGACCATCTCTGAGCCACAGTTTCTGATTCGGCGTTTTGCTAATCCCGTCAACCCAGACGTGCACCTTCCTCCGCCAGCGTCCGCACCTCGCTGAAGAAAACCTTGAATATTCTTTTGGTTGACTCTTACGCCTCAAGAACCTTCAAAAATGGGTGCCTACAAGTATCTCCAGGAGCTCTACACCAAGAAGCAGTCCGACGTGCTTCAGTTCGTCTCCCGTGTTCGATGCTGGGAGTACCGACAGCTCGCTGTTATCCACCGAGCTTCTCGACCTTC from Cryptococcus deuterogattii R265 chromosome 11, complete sequence includes the following:
- a CDS encoding D-lactate dehydrogenase (cytochrome), encoding MSAARSANALRRPLQRSFRPPFVPRRFNSTVPPRRPPPPPAGISSAWYALSLALFCGAGYLIGNVNSLPPSTALQESSVAIAHQKAHQPSYGSHKDYIAAINDLKASWEKKGKSDKVSTDDADLETHGVSDWSYHPAKKPTVVVWVDTTEEVQEVVKIANKYKVPITPFSGGTSLEGHFSSPYGGISVDVSTMDKVLEVSELDGEARVQAGVKWEDLNAYLKDKDVPLFFPLDPGPGATIGGMAGTGCSGTNAVRYGTAKAEWFLNLTVVLPTGEIIKTRSHARKSAAGWDATKLFIGAEGTLGIVTEATLRLAPLLPTKCAVVTFDGVEEAVRAATEVVNAGYPVQCVEYLDARTMDAINKGGLAGRQYKPVDSLFFKFQGSDHSMAEVAQGVKALVSKHGGKNFEFSASDAEADALWQGRKTALWSVLGLLENSRVWTTDVCVPISKLPTLVRETSEDFEKRGLVACHFGHVGDGNVHSLPFSETKLNSAEWRSQSTKWSSALSVSVEHVPANMVWG